One stretch of Armigeres subalbatus isolate Guangzhou_Male chromosome 2, GZ_Asu_2, whole genome shotgun sequence DNA includes these proteins:
- the LOC134218408 gene encoding uncharacterized protein LOC134218408, which produces MKVDSLPEEFPPSNIDSKRKETTHISAWADKDEFISVFNRIFEPSKAPHEAKTSALGTLKVWKIRQGRQTPVSVLCTITILEAQLYDEKNLSQDGASGMAHEVKSMYAGAFTRFINHLTEYRQQSGAGNKGSMANRVKEIGIEGYFVELRHLCAHSSMSIAVDVFRRSADYCMNWLKVCYWMREKDQIQSCDKKQIKGVGLGDKFCSELEYIAKVYDITTKAIHKGAKSLSGAEKDLTPAQFQFLQEHVRANKVDQLNSVVFEVLRYLSEIIQLPKHPETVPTVCNIFLESCQYMFEAPVSGNTQGLANIHQRFFQTLVAKGYIQLYWEKLMEICEDEEESVVRRQGAKFWATEIALAFRLLKKFKKILQKVPGGKPQFNRKEFTRKMSKTVRAIYQNKLRVDLHNTVVLGMSVNCPWHLRLSRTYIMARIMNVNAYTKEILPIILALAEPHLSLNQRETIEAATEKYTMNYLSALEDGAPDVPVSSTPKRPSGGAARRHEKIYTLDDVLRQRSTDGNDDAPSAKKPKQLGVWKAVDNEDLDWGKCPLGKLVWD; this is translated from the exons ATGAAGGTAGACTCGCTGCCAGAAGAATTCCCACCGAGCAATATCGATAGCAAGCGCAAAGAAACTACCCACATTTCGGCATGGGCAGATAA AGATGAATTTATCTCCGTTTTCAACCGTATCTTCGAGCCGAGCAAGGCTCCACATGAAGCGAAAACGTCAGCTCTCGGGACCCTAAAAGTGTGGAAGATACGCCAGGGCAGGCAAACGCCCGTCAGTGTCCTTTGTACGATAACGATTCTGGAGGCTCAGTTATACGATGAGAAGAATTTGAGCCAGGATGGGGCGTCTGGAATGGCCCATGAAGTTAAGAGCATGTATGCAGGGGCGTTTACCCGATTTATCAATCATCTGACAGAGTATCGTCAACAGAGCGGTGCCGGAAACAAAGGCTCCATGGCTAATCGGGTGAAGGAAATTGGAATCGAGGGATATTTTGTAGAGCTTCGTCATCTGTGTGCCCACAGCTCGATGTCTATTGCGGTGGACGTGTTTCGACGGTCGGCGGACTATTGCATGAATTGGTTGAAGGTTTGCTACTGGATGCGAGAAAAAGATCAGATTCAGAGCTGCGACAAGAAGCAGATCAAAGGTGTTGGATTGGGAGATAAGTTTTGCAGTGAGCTAGAGTACATAGCTAAAGTGTACGATATAACGACGAAGGCAATCCACAAAGGAGCGAAATCTTTGAGTGGAGCTGAAAAGGATCTGACACCAGCTCAGTTCCAATTTCTTCAGGAGCATGTTCGAGCGAACAAGGTCGATCAGCTAAACTCGGTAGTTTTCGAAGTTCTACGATATTTGTCGGAGATAATCCAGTTACCTAAACATCCCGAAACCGTCCCGACagtttgcaacatttttttggaaagttGTCAGTATATGTTCGAGGCTCCGGTCAGTGGCAACACGCAGGGCTTGGCAAACATTCACCAGAGGTTTTTCCAAACGCTAGTGGCAAAAGGGTATATCCAGCTGTACTGGGAAAAATTAATGGAAATTTGCGAGGATGAGGAGGAATCTGTTGTGCGACGTCAGGGCGCTAAATTTTGGGCAACTGAAATAGCCCTGGCATTCCGTTTGCTCAAAAAGTTCAAGAAGATTCTCCAAAAAGTGCCAGGAGGAAAGCCACAGTTTAATCGAAAGGAATTCACAAGGAAGATGAGCAAAACGGTGCGTGCAATCTATCAGAATAAACTGAGAGTGGATTTGCACAATACAGTTGTGCTAGGAATGTCGGTCAACTGTCCATGGCACCTGCGGCTTTCGCGAACCTACATTATGGCTAGGATAATGAATGTCAACGCATACACTAAGGAGATATTACCAAT TATTCTCGCCCTTGCTGAACCACATCTCTCGCTCAACCAGCGGGAAACGATCGAAGCCGCTACGGAAAAGTACACCATGAACTACCTATCGGCACTGGAAGATGGAGCTCCGGATGTACCGGTTAGTTCCACCCCGAAACGACCCAGTGGTGGTGCTGCTCGGCGTCATGAAAAGATTTACACTTTGGATGACGTTCTTCGACAAAGGAGCACCGACGGCAATGACGATGCACCTAGCGCAAAAAAGCCCAAACAGTTGGGTGTGTGGAAGGCCGTAGACAACGAAGACCTGGACTGGGGTAAGTGCCCACTCGGAAAACTTGTGTGGGATTGA